The following proteins are encoded in a genomic region of Neovison vison isolate M4711 chromosome 12, ASM_NN_V1, whole genome shotgun sequence:
- the LOC122891194 gene encoding LOW QUALITY PROTEIN: general transcription factor IIH subunit 2-like (The sequence of the model RefSeq protein was modified relative to this genomic sequence to represent the inferred CDS: substituted 1 base at 1 genomic stop codon) → MDEEPERTKRWKGGYERTWEILKEDESGSLKATIEDILFKAKRKRVFEHHGQVRLGMMHHLYVVVDGSRTMEEDQDLKPNRLTCTLKLLEYFVEEYFDQNPISQIGIIVTKSKRAEKLTELSGNPRKHITSLKKAVDMTCHGEPSLYNSLSMAMXTLKHMPGHTSREVLIIFSSLTTCDPSNIYDLIKTLKAAKIRVFVTRLSAEVRVCTVLARETGGTYHVILDESHYKLLTHHVSPPPASSSSECSLIRMGFPQHTTASLSDQDAKPSFSMAHLDSNTEPGLTLGGYFCPQCRAKYCELPVECKICGLTLVSAPHLARSYHHLFPLDAFQEIPLEEHNGKKFCYGFQGELKDQYVYFCAVCQNVFCVDCDVFVHDSFHCCPGCIHKIPTSSSI, encoded by the exons atggatgaagaacctgaAAGAACTAAGCGATGGAAAGGAGGCTATGAAAGGACATGGGAGATTCTTAAAGAAGATGAATCGGGATCACTTAAAGCTACGATAGAAGACATTCTCttcaaagcaaagagaaaaagagtatttGAGCACCATGGACAAGTCCGACTTGGAATGATGCATCATCTTTATGTGGTAGTAGATGGATCAAGAACAAtggaagagg ACCAAGACTTAAAGCCAAATAGACTGACTTGTACTTTAAAGTTATTGGAATACTTCGTAGAAGAATATTTTGATCAAAATCCTATTAGTCAGATTGGAATAATTGTAACAAAGAGTAAAAGAGCTGAAAAACTGACTGAACTCTCAGGAAACCCAAGGAAACATATAACATCTTTGAAGAAAGCTGTAGATATGACCTGCCATGGAGAACCATCTCTCTATAACTCCTTAAGCATGGCTATGTAAACTCTAAAACACATGCCTGGACATACAAGTAGAGAAGTCCTAATCATCTTTAGCAGCCTCACGACTTGTGATCCATCTAATATCTATGATCTAATCAAGACCCTAAAGGCAGCTAAAATAAGAGTGTTTGTTACCAGATTGTCTGCAGAGGTTCGGGTTTGCACTGTACTTGCTCGTGAAACTGGTGGCACATACCATGTTATTTTAGATGAAAGCCATTACAAATTGCTGACACATCATGTTAGTCCTCCACCTGCTAGCTCAAGTTCTGAATGTTCACTTATTCGCATGGGATTTCCTCAGCATACCACTGCTTCTCTGTCTGATCAAGATGCAAAACCCTCTTTCAGCATGGCGCACTTGGATAGCAACACTGAGCCAGGACTTACATTAGGAGGATACTTCTGCCCACAGTGTCGGGCCAAGTATTGTGAGCTTCCAGTTGAATGTAAAATCTGTGGTCTCACTTTGGTGTCTGCTCCACATTTGGCTCGGTCCtaccatcatttatttcctttggatgcTTTTCAAGAAATTCCTCTAGAAgaacataatggaaaaaaattttgttatgGATTTCAGGGGGAATTGAAAGAccaatatgtctatttttgtgctgtgTGCCAAAATGTTTTCTGTGTGGACTGTGATGTTTTTGTTCATGACTCTTTTCATTGTTGTCCTGGCTGTATTCATAAGATTCCAACTTCTTCAAGTATTTGA